CCGGCAAGGACCTGAAGCAGATTCAGGCGGCCCTCGACAGTGCCGATACCCCCGATACGCTCAAGACCCTGTCCGACCGCGCATTGGCCGTACAGCGCGACGCCGATGCGGCGCGCAACGCCCTGCAACCGCAGCTGGAGCAGGTGGACGCCCGCGTGGCCCAGTTGGGCGAGGTAGCCGAAGGCACCACCGAGGCGCGCGACATCACCGCCCAGCGCAAGGCGCTGAACCAGCAGCGCAGCGACCTGGCTTCGGCCATTGCACGGGCCAAGCTGCTGGCCGGCGACGCCAAGCAGGTGGGCGCGGATATCGAGAAGATGCGCGTCACCCAGTTCAGCGAGGACCTGGCGCGCAAGGTCAACTCGCCGCTGTCGCCCTCGTTGTGGAAGCAGTTCGCGGTGCACGTGCCGGCCGACTATTCGCGGCTGGTGGTGCTGTACCGCCTGGGCGAGACCGCGGCACGCAAGGCGATTGCCGAACACGGCTGGGGCGCGCCGCTGACCGGGCTGGCGCTGGCGCTGCTGATGTTCTTCCCGCTGCGGCTGTGGCTGCGCGCCGTTGGCCGCCGCTATGCCGCCTCCGAGCGCGCACCCGACGGCCGCCTGCGCCGGTCCGGGCTGGCGGTGTGGTTGCTGGCGGTGGGCACGTTGCTGCCGGGGTTCGCGGCGGTGGTGCTGGTGGCTGCGCTGGACTCCATCGGGGCAATCCCGCCGCGGTTGGAGCAGCTGGCGCTGCACTTCCAGGTGGCCACGTTCGTGGCGGCCTTCATCACCGCGCTCAGCGCCTGCCTGCTGGTGCCCAAGCGGCCGTCCTGGCGCCTGCTGAGCCTGGATGACAGCGCGGCATGGCGGCTGCGCAAATACGCCTGGGGCGCGGCCGGGCTGACCTTCCTGAGCATCCTGCTGGTGGAGATCAACCGCGCCTCGCGCACCAGTGAGATCACCACGGTGGCGGTGGACGGCTTGATCGCGATCACCTACATGGCGCTGATCGTGGCCATCCTGGTGTCGCTGGCGCGCCTGCACCGTCGCCAGACCGACGAGGCGCAGGCCAAGCTGGACGCGCAGGTGGACGCCGGGGCCAAGCAGCCCAAGGCGCCGGTGCGCAAGAGCGGCTGGATCGTGCTGGCGCGGCTGGCCGGGCACGTGGTGGTGGCCGCGGCGGTGATCGCCACGCTGCTGGGCTATCTCAACCTGGCGCTGTTCGTGGCCCAGCAGCTGGTGTGGGGCGCGGTGGTGCTGCTGGCCGCCTCGTTGCTGCTCAAGTTCGCCGACGACCTGTCGCTGTGGCTGCTGTCGCCTACCAGCCGGGTAGGCAAGAGCATCGTGCTGACCACCGGGCTCAACGATGCCAAGGTGGAACAGGCCGGCGTGCTGCTGTCGGCGGTGCTGCGCATCGGCGTGATCCTGCTGGCGGTGCTGGCGTTGACCGCGCCGTTCGGCAACCTCAATACGTTCTTCAGCGCCATGGACTCGCTGTCCAACGGGCTGACCATCGGCACCACCACCCTCAAGCCCAGCAGCGTGCTGTATGCGGTGCTGGCCTTCCTGGTGGTGTGGGCGGTGATGCAGGCCTTCCAGAACTGGTTGACCAACACCTACCTGCCCAAGACCGATCTGGATGCCGGGGCGCGCAACTCGATCAGCACCGTCACCCGTTACCTGGGCATCATCGCGGCGGTGCTGTGGGGGCTGACCGCGCTGGGCATCGGCTTTGAAAAGCTGGCGCTGGTGGTCAGTGCGCTGTCGGTGGGTATCGGCTTCGGCCTGCAGGCGATCACCCAGAACTTCGTGTCCGGCCTGATCCTGCTGGCCGAGCGCCCGGTGAAGATTGGCGACTGGGTGAAGCTGGGCGACCAGGAAGGGGACATCAAGCGGATCAGCGTGCGCTCCACCGAGATCCAGGTGGGCGACAAATCCACCCTGATCGTGCCGAACTCCGAGCTGATCACCAAGACCATCCGCAACATGACGATGGGCAATGCGCAGGGGCGCATCCAGATCCAGTTCGCGGTGCCGCTGAGCACCGACGTGGCGGCGGTGCGGCAGATCCTGCTGGACTGCTACAGCGAACACGTGGGCGTGCTGGCCGAGCCGGCACCGTCGGTGTTCATCGATTCGATCGCCAACGGCCAGGTGGCGATCAACAGCTTCGCCTACGTGTCCGGCCCGCGCGCGGTGTATGGCGTGCGCAGCGACCTGTACTTCACGATGCTGCAGAAGTTCGCGGCGGCGCATATCGCGCTGTCCTCGCCGACCGATATCCATCTGGTCCGCGATCCGGCCGCGCCGCAGGAGTAGGTGTAGGTACCGACCGTTGGTCGGTACGCGTAACCGGCGATGCCACGGCATGCCGACCAACGGTCGGCATCTACCGTGGTGGCGCGGATACCGACCACGTACCGGTAGGTACCGACCGTTGGTCGGTACGAACACCCGGCGATGCCACGCCATGCCGACCAACGGTCGGCCTCTACGGTGGTGGCGCGGATACCGACCACGTCCCGGTAGGTACCGACCGTTGGTCGGTACGAACACCTGGCGATGTCACGGCGTGCCGACCAACGGTCGGCATCTACCGTGGTGGCGCGGATCCCAACCAAATCCCGGTAGGTACCGACCGTTGGTCGGTACGAACACCCGGCGATGCCACGACTTGCCGACCAACGATCGGCATCCACCGGGGTTTTACCCGCGGTTGCCGCGGCGCGAGGGCACCAGCGCGAAATTGTCCACGGCCAGCTTCTCGGCGTGGTTCAACCACGCGCGGATCTCCAGGTCGTCCACTTCGTGGTCCAGGCCGAACGGCACGCTGATGCGGCCTTCGGCATCGGGCTGCACCCACTGCTGGGCCACCACCACCTTGCGCTGCGAGGACACCGCTTCGATCCAGAAACCGCGATCGGGCGACTGCTTGGCCACGAACTGCAGCATGTACTGGCCGGCGCGGGTGCGGCGGCCTTTCTGGGTAATCATGTGCGCCTGGCGGATGCTCGGGCGCGGGCCGTTGAACGGTTCCAGCGGCCCATCCACCGCAAAGCCGGTGCGCAGCGCATCGTCGCGGTACAGCTTGATGCCTTTGTCACGGTTGACCAGCATCGCGCACCAGTCGCCATCGGCCGAACCATCCTCGAACGCCGTGCAGCGGTCCACGTAGGCCAGCGTATTGGCCGGGTCGGCGTCATCGAACTGCTTGGAGGTGTTTTCCAGGTACACCGACTTCAGGTCGAACTGCTTGTCGTATTCCAGCAGCACCGGCGGCTGCACATGCTGCAGGCCGATCACCACCTGGTTGTCGTCATCGATGCGCAGCTGGCGGGTCTTGTCGCCCAGCCACAGCGAACGCGAGAAGGCCAGATAACGCGGGTAGTCCTTACCGTTGTCACGCAGCGCCGCAGCGCTGGCACTGTCGGTGCGTTCGGGATCCAGCAGCGAGCGGCCGAAGCCGATCGCCTTGATGGCCGGGTCGATCAGGCTGAGCAGCGTGGCGCCGGAATCCAGCGTGGAGCCGGCGGTGGTGGCCAACTGGCGCGGGGCGATGTCCTTGCCCAGGAACAGCAGCAGGTTCTCGCGCTTCTGCTTGGCCAGCACATGGCTGAGGTCGTTGGGCATGGCCAGGTGATCGGAGGCGATGACGATCAGGGTGTCCTGCCCATACGGGCTGGCCTGGATGCGATCGACCAATTTCGAGATCAGGCCATCGGTGCACTTGAGGGCGTTGAGCAGGCCGATGTTGCCGTACTCGCTCTGGTAGCGGGTGCGCTTGCAGGCCACCGGCAGGTGCCCGGCCGGGTGGTGGGTGTCCATGGTGAGCGTGGTCAGCATGAACGGCTGGCCGGCCTTGGACAGCTGCTCGAAGCGGTCATACGCCTTGTCCAGCAGCACGTCGTCGTGCACGCCCCAGGTGGAGAAGTGCGAGCGCGCCACCTTCTGCGTCTTGAACCAGGCCAGGTCGTCCACCGCGTCGTAGCCGTGCGTGGCCAGGAACTGGCCCTTGCCCGCGAACTGCCCGTTGGCGCCGCCCAGGTAGTGGTTGGTGTAGCCCTGCTGCTTGAGGTAGTCGCCCAGGCACACCGCTTCGGGCAGGAAGCTGCCCATGCGGCCCATGCTGTTCTCATCGTCCTTGGCGGTGGTCAGCGGCACGCCGCACATCGACGACACCAGCCCGGCGATGGTCCAGCCGCCGCCTTCGGCCGAGACCAGCCCGCGCACATCCAGCGCCTGGCCCGCCAGCCGGTTGAGGTTGGGCATCAGGCCCGGGAAGGTGGTTTCATCGAGGTAGGTGCGCTCCAGGCTTTCGCCGTAGATCCACACGATGTTGCGCGGCTTGGCCAGCGCGTGTTGCGGAATGGTGTACTCGGGTGCGATCACGGT
This is a stretch of genomic DNA from Stenotrophomonas rhizophila. It encodes these proteins:
- a CDS encoding DUF3772 domain-containing protein is translated as MFCAWLSVAPLALAQGDDAAADDPIVQLAQAGKDLKQIQAALDSADTPDTLKTLSDRALAVQRDADAARNALQPQLEQVDARVAQLGEVAEGTTEARDITAQRKALNQQRSDLASAIARAKLLAGDAKQVGADIEKMRVTQFSEDLARKVNSPLSPSLWKQFAVHVPADYSRLVVLYRLGETAARKAIAEHGWGAPLTGLALALLMFFPLRLWLRAVGRRYAASERAPDGRLRRSGLAVWLLAVGTLLPGFAAVVLVAALDSIGAIPPRLEQLALHFQVATFVAAFITALSACLLVPKRPSWRLLSLDDSAAWRLRKYAWGAAGLTFLSILLVEINRASRTSEITTVAVDGLIAITYMALIVAILVSLARLHRRQTDEAQAKLDAQVDAGAKQPKAPVRKSGWIVLARLAGHVVVAAAVIATLLGYLNLALFVAQQLVWGAVVLLAASLLLKFADDLSLWLLSPTSRVGKSIVLTTGLNDAKVEQAGVLLSAVLRIGVILLAVLALTAPFGNLNTFFSAMDSLSNGLTIGTTTLKPSSVLYAVLAFLVVWAVMQAFQNWLTNTYLPKTDLDAGARNSISTVTRYLGIIAAVLWGLTALGIGFEKLALVVSALSVGIGFGLQAITQNFVSGLILLAERPVKIGDWVKLGDQEGDIKRISVRSTEIQVGDKSTLIVPNSELITKTIRNMTMGNAQGRIQIQFAVPLSTDVAAVRQILLDCYSEHVGVLAEPAPSVFIDSIANGQVAINSFAYVSGPRAVYGVRSDLYFTMLQKFAAAHIALSSPTDIHLVRDPAAPQE
- a CDS encoding phosphoglycerol transferase I, which produces MLWILLLTLLLLSWLLLASRKWIWWKASLMSVLLVLLSTWWLINKLSGDGLNAATLYHLGADMEGAGVADFKGYIAAYIALLLVSLLPLAAARVQRWRRIEHGKAVFGGFVAMWLVAIAVSPLYSDGLRLYQQMRPVDYTVIAPEYTIPQHALAKPRNIVWIYGESLERTYLDETTFPGLMPNLNRLAGQALDVRGLVSAEGGGWTIAGLVSSMCGVPLTTAKDDENSMGRMGSFLPEAVCLGDYLKQQGYTNHYLGGANGQFAGKGQFLATHGYDAVDDLAWFKTQKVARSHFSTWGVHDDVLLDKAYDRFEQLSKAGQPFMLTTLTMDTHHPAGHLPVACKRTRYQSEYGNIGLLNALKCTDGLISKLVDRIQASPYGQDTLIVIASDHLAMPNDLSHVLAKQKRENLLLFLGKDIAPRQLATTAGSTLDSGATLLSLIDPAIKAIGFGRSLLDPERTDSASAAALRDNGKDYPRYLAFSRSLWLGDKTRQLRIDDDNQVVIGLQHVQPPVLLEYDKQFDLKSVYLENTSKQFDDADPANTLAYVDRCTAFEDGSADGDWCAMLVNRDKGIKLYRDDALRTGFAVDGPLEPFNGPRPSIRQAHMITQKGRRTRAGQYMLQFVAKQSPDRGFWIEAVSSQRKVVVAQQWVQPDAEGRISVPFGLDHEVDDLEIRAWLNHAEKLAVDNFALVPSRRGNRG